The proteins below are encoded in one region of Segatella copri:
- a CDS encoding site-specific integrase — MRCTFKTVFYINGSKERNGIVPIMGRVTINGTIAQFSCKQSVTKAIWDAKGNRAIGKSKEAKEVNFALDNIKAQIAKHYQRLSDREAFVTAEMVRNAYQGIGTEYETLLRAFDKENAAFAKRVGKDRAKNTYRKYLTVRKYVAEFIKYQYKRSDMSMNELTEEFIRDYCLYLKNVVGLAQSSIWIYSIPLKHIVTAAHYNGKIPRNPFAMYHVDPDHKEREFLTLDELTAMTEMKLEDPNMAFARDLFLFGCWTGISFIDIKNLTEDNISMINGAPWIVSKRQKTGVPFQIKLMDIPMQIIERYKSFRKGSHVFNIGNLSNINKRIKKVAAMCGIKKRVSFHVSRHSWAVLALEYGMPIESVSKILGHTNITTTQIYAKVTSNKLDHDIAVFESRIKGHLPVMGGMV, encoded by the coding sequence ATGAGATGCACTTTCAAGACAGTCTTCTATATAAATGGAAGCAAGGAGAGAAACGGAATTGTCCCTATCATGGGACGAGTGACAATCAACGGAACTATCGCACAGTTCAGTTGCAAGCAGAGCGTGACCAAGGCTATCTGGGATGCCAAGGGCAACAGAGCCATTGGCAAGAGCAAGGAAGCCAAGGAGGTGAACTTTGCGCTTGACAACATCAAGGCTCAAATCGCCAAGCATTACCAACGCCTTTCCGACCGTGAGGCGTTCGTTACAGCTGAGATGGTGAGAAATGCCTACCAAGGCATAGGCACAGAGTACGAGACCTTGCTCAGAGCCTTTGACAAGGAGAACGCAGCCTTTGCCAAGCGTGTAGGCAAGGACAGAGCCAAGAACACCTACCGCAAGTATCTGACGGTAAGAAAGTATGTTGCCGAGTTCATCAAGTATCAGTACAAGCGCAGCGATATGTCCATGAATGAGCTTACAGAGGAGTTCATTCGTGACTATTGTCTGTACTTGAAGAATGTTGTAGGACTTGCGCAGTCCTCTATTTGGATTTACTCCATACCACTGAAACATATCGTAACGGCAGCTCACTACAACGGCAAGATACCAAGAAATCCGTTTGCCATGTACCACGTTGACCCAGATCACAAGGAACGTGAGTTCTTGACCTTGGACGAGCTTACCGCCATGACAGAGATGAAGTTGGAAGACCCGAATATGGCATTTGCGAGAGACCTCTTTCTCTTTGGTTGTTGGACAGGTATCTCTTTCATCGACATCAAGAACTTGACGGAAGATAACATCAGCATGATAAACGGTGCTCCTTGGATTGTGTCCAAGCGTCAGAAGACTGGTGTACCTTTTCAAATCAAGTTGATGGATATTCCCATGCAGATTATTGAGAGATACAAGTCTTTCAGAAAAGGAAGCCACGTATTCAATATCGGCAATCTTAGCAACATCAACAAGCGCATCAAGAAAGTTGCTGCAATGTGTGGCATCAAGAAGCGGGTTTCATTTCACGTGTCTCGCCACTCTTGGGCTGTTTTAGCCTTGGAATATGGTATGCCGATAGAGAGCGTGAGCAAGATTCTTGGCCATACAAACATCACCACGACGCAGATATACGCCAAGGTGACAAGCAACAAACTTGACCATGACATAGCAGTCTTTGAAAGTCGAATCAAGGGGCACTTGCCTGTTATGGGAGGAATGGTATGA